In Zingiber officinale cultivar Zhangliang chromosome 1A, Zo_v1.1, whole genome shotgun sequence, a genomic segment contains:
- the LOC122031373 gene encoding uncharacterized protein LOC122031373 isoform X2 encodes MLTQRLRRSGIFRTVSPRIWGRGEGSASHPMVLPDLKRKVSNTWSAVQDTYLSTKNVFETHRVVFTIGTSIASVLTAWAGYSLRQIHQSNIEKRLESMEQAIGGNTSKELTLTHKPYYNHS; translated from the exons ATGTTGACCCAGCGGCTGCGCCGCTCCGGTATCTTTCGCACGGTGAGCCCTCGGATTTGGGGCCGCGGCGAGGGTTCCGCCTCCCATCCAATGGTTCTTCCCGATCTCAAGAGGAAGGTGTCCAACACCTGGTCAGCAGTCCAGGATACATATCTCTCCACCAAG AATGTTTTCGAGACTCATAGGGTGGTCTTCACTATTGGAACATCTATTGCATCTGTTCTTACTGCATGGGCAG GTTATTCTCTGCGTCAGATCCATCAGTCAAACATTGAAAAAAGGCTCGAGTCAATGGAACAAGCT ATTGGTGGAAACACCTCAAAAGAGCTCACACTCACACACAAGCCCTACTACAACCACAG TTAA
- the LOC122031373 gene encoding uncharacterized protein LOC122031373 isoform X1: MLTQRLRRSGIFRTVSPRIWGRGEGSASHPMVLPDLKRKVSNTWSAVQDTYLSTKNVFETHRVVFTIGTSIASVLTAWAGYSLRQIHQSNIEKRLESMEQALKKSYSVDHEEIKKIANSGNVSSAAFIATAGTSLIVGYGLGWRGGQWYANRKFRREQLKLMGQLKPQRWQLLRKSFGNFRRTPASKIADIPGIANVGSLHPNK; this comes from the exons ATGTTGACCCAGCGGCTGCGCCGCTCCGGTATCTTTCGCACGGTGAGCCCTCGGATTTGGGGCCGCGGCGAGGGTTCCGCCTCCCATCCAATGGTTCTTCCCGATCTCAAGAGGAAGGTGTCCAACACCTGGTCAGCAGTCCAGGATACATATCTCTCCACCAAG AATGTTTTCGAGACTCATAGGGTGGTCTTCACTATTGGAACATCTATTGCATCTGTTCTTACTGCATGGGCAG GTTATTCTCTGCGTCAGATCCATCAGTCAAACATTGAAAAAAGGCTCGAGTCAATGGAACAAGCT TTAAAAAAGAGTTATAGCGTTGatcatgaagagattaaaaaaattgcaAACTCTGGGAATGTCAGCTCTGCTGCTTTCATTGCAACAGCTGGAACATCTCTTATTGTCGG CTATGGCCTGGGTTGGAGAGGCGGACAATGGTACGCCAACAGGAAATTTCGCAGAGAGCAGCTCAAGTTGATGGGTCAGTTGAAGCCCCAGCGATGGCAACTGTTGAGGAAGTCCTTTGGAAATTTTAGGAGAACGCCGGCCTCTAAAATCGCAGACATCCCTGGCATTGCCAATGTTGGTTCACTGCACCCCAACAAATGA
- the LOC122031365 gene encoding plant cysteine oxidase 3-like → MAKGSSIQALYELCRKTFSPSSAPPAAAAIRKIAALLDTISPAEVGLKDDGLEDDRGLGYFGSSIHNNSMRVARWAQPITYLHIYECKSFTICIFCLPTSSVIPLHDHPGMTVLSKVLYGSLHVKSYDWVEPPCMALSGEKLPGVRLAKLHMDTVLSAPCPTAILYPRSGGNLHCFTSVASCAVLDVLAPPYSEEAGRCCTYYRDLPYSSFTAERRNVVNENEDDYAWLEAISDSPVDIYMRTGRYIGPVVQEELNSPGSCTIV, encoded by the exons ATGGCGAAGGGATCGTCAATCCAGGCGCTGTACGAGCTCTGCAGGAAGACCTTCTCGCCTTCATCCGCTCCTCCTGCCGCCGCTGCCATCCGAAAGATTGCTGCTCTCTTAG ACACGATTAGTCCTGCTGAAGTTGGTCTCAAAGATGATGGTCTGGAAGATGACAGGGGACTTGGGTATTTTGGTTCAAGCATACATAATAATTCAATGAGGGTAGCTAGATGGGCTCAACCGATTACATACTTGCATATATACGAGTGCAAGAGTTTTACA ATTTGTATATTTTGCTTGCCAACTTCATCAGTTATTCCACTTCATGACCATCCTGGAATGACAGTCTTAAGTAAGGTTCTTTATGGTTCGTTGCATGTGAAATCATATGATTGGGTAGAGCCACCATGTATGGCACTGAGCGGTGAGAAATTGCCAGGAG TGCGATTGGCAAAGTTACATATGGACACTGTCCTGTCAGCACCGTGTCCGACCGCTATTTTATACCCCAGAAGTGGTGGCAACTTACATTGTTTCACCTCAGTGGCTTCTTGTGCTGTGCTTGACGTCTTGGCTCCACCATATTCTGAGGAAGCTGGTCGCTGTTGTACCTATTACCGTGATCTCCCATACTCCAGTTTCA CTGCTGAAAGAAGAAATGTAGTGAATGAGAATGAAGATGATTATGCATGGCTTGAGGCTATATCTGACTCTCCAGTTGACATCTATATGCGCACTGGCAGGTATATCGGTCCAGTTGTTCAG GAAGAGTTGAACTCACCGGGATCATGCACTATAGTCTGA
- the LOC122031384 gene encoding nuclear transcription factor Y subunit C-6-like yields MDQQPGHPVPPVMGVGVPYPPGAGAAGPYQAYQNLFHQQQQQQQQQLQLFWADQYREIEQTTDFRNHSLPLARIKKIMKADEDVRMIAAEAPVVFARACEMFILELTHRSWAHAEENKRRTLQKNDIAAAISRTDVFDFLIDIVPREEGKEDVAHALGAPQADALPYYYVPK; encoded by the coding sequence ATGGATCAGCAGCCGGGCCACCCCGTCCCGCCTGTGATGGGCGTCGGAGTCCCCTACCCTCCCGGCGCTGGTGCCGCTGGTCCGTACCAGGCTTATCAGAACCTCTTCCACCAGCAGCagcaacagcagcagcagcagcttcAGTTGTTCTGGGCCGATCAGTACCGGGAGATCGAGCAGACCACAGACTTCCGCAATCACAGCCTGCCTCTCGCTAGGATCAAGAAGATCATGAAGGCTGATGAAGACGTCCGCATGATCGCTGCCGAGGCCCCCGTGGTCTTCGCCCGCGCCTGCGAGATGTTCATCCTGGAACTCACTCACCGGTCGTGGGCTCATGCTGAGGAGAACAAGCGCCGGACATTACAGAAGAACGACATAGCAGCTGCAATCAGTCGCACCGATGTATTTGACTTCCTTATTGATATCGTGCCGAGGGAGGAAGGGAAAGAAGATGTTGCCCATGCGCTTGGAGCACCGCAGgccgatgctctcccctactactATGTCCCTAAGTAG